The following is a genomic window from Panthera uncia isolate 11264 chromosome B4, Puncia_PCG_1.0, whole genome shotgun sequence.
GAAAGAGCTAGCTGAGgcctgaaggatgagaaggacCCAAAATGTGAACAGCATAAGCCATGTGGGGGGAAGAGCAAGCCCAAGGACTCAGTCCATTCATCTGCTGAGTGGAGAGAGGGTGAGCAAGTTATAGGGGCAGAGGGGATCCGAGGTCTGTGTCAGAGGTTGGTGGGTGGGGTGGCCAGAGAAACAGCCAGATTCACTGGAACAAGAGCAGTGTGAGGCACATGAGGAGGGAGGCACATGGTCTCATGAACCACCTGAGTGGCTAACTCCTGGGAAATGGGGGCTCCAGGGGAAGCTCTTGGGACTGGGAATTATGGGAACTGCTGGGCTGCAAGGTCAGAGGGTTGGAGGGACTAAGATGTGAGGGTATCTCTCCCCATCTGGTCCCCAGCTGATGcacagccccccgccccaccccttgTTCCCAACAGAGCATTGCGTGGACTTTATGAACCGTTCGGGAGCCCGCACAGTGACCTCGTCTGAGAACTTCACTTCACCTGTCATGGAATTCTGGGAGTAGGTGCCGGGCTTGGATGCCATGTGCTAAGGGGCCCCAAGCAGGAAATTTGGATGTCTGAGGTCTGGGACTTGGAGTACAAGTTCAAGCCTTTCTGTGCATGCTCTTCAGCACttacccacctcccacccccacctggcaCATCACTGAGCCATGAGGGAACACTCACATCAACCCACACGTGTCCACAGGTGCACGGCAAATAGTCTGTCCCAGCTAAGGAGAGCTGGTTGTGCACATCGCTCCCCAGCTTTGTGTTCAGTGATGTCATGTTGGTGGCTTGAAACTGGGCAAGGAGGAAGCATTTGTACTGCAAAAACTGGCAAACACTATACTCACACCTCCACCCTTCCCCTGACTACACCCTTACATCTGCCCATGCCCACGTGTCCACCTTCGTTCTGACACAAGTGTACCTGTACCCTCACCCTTACCTAAAACCCACACTTATTTACCAACACTCACATGTGTCTACCTACACCCTCACACATTTACGACCCCATGTCACCCAAACCTCACACATGTCCACCAACGCTTACGCACACACATTTCCACTACTCCCTACACCCTTTAGGTACTAAAACACATTCAGCCCCTCTGTTTGATACCCATGTAGTTGTGCATCAACCTGAATATCTACTCTCCATCTACTTATCCATTTATTATTTaccaccctcactctctctctctctctctctctatctctctgtacAACAGAGAAAGCTGGATGGTTAGAAAGACAAAGATACCTATGGGATTACGTGATTTGGTCTTCTAACGGCCAGGGGCATACAGACTACAGGTGGGAACATGGCATGGCCATAGGGGAGGTgcagggggatggggtggggaagcCTGGAACCTGAGATGTGTGGGGTCAGCTCTAAGAATCAAGAGACTTGAAGACAAAGGCGATTTGTGCCCCTGTAGCCTTTCACctggttattcattttttccatccTCAGGAGACGTGTTTTGGGCATCACCTCAGGCATCCATGACCTGGGGGCCCTGCGTTGGGAGCTGGCCCTGTGCCTCCTGCTCGCCTGGGTCATCTGCTACTTCTGCATCTGGAAAGGGGTCAAGTCCACTGGCAAGGTGAGGTGTTCTGGCTCCTGGTAAGCTCTCTGCAGCCCCCAGAATCCATGGAGACACTCACAGAGTCCCTCTGGAGAACTGAAAGAGTAGTTTAGGGGAGAGGCATGGTGAGAGCAGGGGAAAATGGTAGGAAGAGTTTAGCTCAGTACAAGGAAGGactttctctttcaatattactttaaaaGACCTGTTTACATAAGAAACATGCAGAGCAAAATGAGAAGCATAAAAGTCCCCCTAATCACTGTTGGAGCCAGCATGGTGGCAGTTTGGATCTACTAATCCCTGTTAATGTTTTGCTGTATTGCCTTCTAGTTTCCTTTTGAAGTATGCTtgtgtatatctgtatctattatgtgtgtatattacaCAATTAGGATCATACACTTTTACGACTTGCTGTTTGCACCTAACAACACAACAAGACAATGTTTGGTAAGAACTAGCACACAGAACTATCTTTGAGGTGGTGAGTTTCCAATAACCACGGGGGTTTAAGCCAAGAATGGACAAGAGTGGCTTATTGTATGTGTTGAGAGAGTTCAGACTTGAACACTTATTTTCAACCCAGGGAATCTGAGGTGGATGCCTCATGCTTTTTAAAGCCAGGAGTAGACGGGATGCTGACTTCTCTGATTAGCCTGTTCTTAGGGGGCAGCCTTGCCTTTCCGCGGATTGttgtaattataataaaactagaaatagtGATAATAACACAGATATTGCCATCCCCGTGGGTTAAGGAGCTAAACTTGGTCAGGGGCCGAGTAGACCCATCTGAGTGTCTCCATGTCCCAGAACTCAGGCCACTGCTGCTTGCCCAACCCTAAGCCTGGAAAAGTGCAGTCTAAGTTTTGCCACAGGTCATTGCGGCGAtctgctccccctccctcaccacaTCCCACACTCACCAGGGGCATAGGGAGACCAGCTAGGGTGAGGGGTTAAGGGAGAACAGATTctggattctattttttttctacatttatttatttttgagacaaacagagagagtgagtgggggagggacaggggtgggTGATGGACAGAGGTTCGCGCCCGAtgtggggcgcgaactcacgaactgggagattgtgacctgagctgaagtcagatgctcaaccgactgagccacccaggcgcccctgaattctaAAATAGTCTTCGAAATGTTATGGCTGGAAGCTTGTACCCCTCCCTGTCTTTGTTCCCTCTTTGCCCTGCTGATGTATATCTCACAGTCTGCCTGCCAGGGCACCTAAGACCCACTGGAATGTGTAAAGGAAGACAGGTGCTCACACACTCTCAGCATCTCTAAGAAGGTGTCGGACCCTGAGCTAGGTGTGACTCATGCTGCCTGAGGAGGGGTGACAGGAGGACTACTGCAGACTCCCTGGTACCTCCTGGCAGCTGTGTCCCCAACAGCAGTGACCTGGCCCCGCTTCCCCTCCAGGTTGTTTATTTCACAGCCACATTTCCCTACCTGATGCTGATCATCCTACTGATCCGAGGCATCACCCTTCCGGGAGCCTATGAGGGTGTCATCTATTACCTGAAGCCAGATTTGCTTCGCCTCAAGGACCCCCAGGTAGGGGTTGTGCTGGGGACTCTTTCCCAGATGCCTCTCACCCCAAACCAGAGCTGTACTTTTGAAAATCTGTAGTTGCTTTTCTCTTGGTTTAAAGGCAATATATTCCCTcctgcaaaaaaattaaaaaggggcgcctgggtggctcagtcggttgagcgtctgacttcagctcaggtcatgatctcgcagtgagtttgagccccgcagcaggctttgtgctgacagctcggagcctggagcctgcttgggattctgtgtctccctctctctctgcccctcccccactcatgctctgtctctctctctgtcaaaaataaataaacatttaaaaaaaaaattaaaggcaatatATCCCCACTGGAGAAAAATTAGATAAAGGTGTCTTGTAATCCTACCACTCAGGTATCATCTCTATGAGCATTTTAGTATATTTCCTTCCAACTCTTTTTCTAGTTGGTGTTGTGtatctttgttttaatgtatttgagATATTTATATACAGAGAGATgcatcttttttcatttaaattccattgTAAGCATTTTTCATGCTATCACATTCATTTGTAGAAGTCATTTTAAATCCTTGCATAATATGTcctccatccatcatccattcgGTCACTCATTCACCCAAAATGTACTGAGGACTCTTTCAGTGCCAGGTGGCGCTCTGACCATGGAGTGGGGCAGTGGGCAAAGCAGACAAGGCCCCGTGTCCTCTGAACGCTcacccctggggtgggggtcctCACTTTCTCAATCTCTGATTCTTGGACATTTAAGGTCATGTAGTTTTTTATGATCGTATATACAGCTGCATTGGACACCCCATATTTAAATCTCTTGCCACCTCTCTGATTATTTCCTGATGGCAGTCAGCCCTGGAATCACTAAGTCAAAGAGCATGTGCCTTTAAGGTTCTTGAAATGTACTGGCTTTAGAGAAATGTGGACTTTTTCCCCCAGTATTGGAGGGTACCCTTTTTTCTGCAGGGCCCATGAGAGATTCGATAATAATTTAACCTTTGGTAATTTGATAGATCAAAATAGTATCATtttgttgtcttaattttttttttaattttttactgctGTGAGGCTGGACATTTTCCCACAGATttgctggccatttgtatttcctccTCTAGGACTTGTCTGAGCGCATTCTTTGCACTCGTGGAGTCCTGGtggtgtttttctttatattttaatgaagtgGCCTGTGGCACTTGTTGAATGAGCAGGTGCTCTCAGTTCTGCCCTGCAGGTAGGCTTTGCCTTCTCTGGGCACCGCCACTCCACCTGAGAAATTCAAGTACGTGGTGCCTACAAAGTGCCCCCAGAGgcaaatttacttaaaaaaaaattttttttaatgtttatttatttttgagagagagacagagagttggggaggggcagagagagaaggagacacagaatctaaagcaggctctaagctatcagcacagagccagatgtgggcctcgaactcaggaaccatgagattatgacctgagctgaagttggatgctcaaccgactgagccacccaggtgcctctcccccAAAAGAGGCAAATTTAAACCTGGCCTGCCAGTGAAGTGATTGTGAGCAGAGAGTGGGGAATAAGCGACTCTGAGGGCACACCCAGGAGGGCCCGCTGGGGCTGAGGGGTGACGGACGGGcaccctcccactccctctgccacTTTCTTGGGGTCTCACGTAGGTGTGGATGGACGCGGGCACCCAGATCTTCTTCTCCTTCGCCATCTGCCAGGGGTGCCTGACAGCCCTGGGCAGCTACAACAAGTACCACAACAACTGCTACAGGTAGGGCTGGGCGGCTGGGACACTGCGGGACCCCAGGGCGCCAGACCTGCCTGCAGTGAGGTCGGGGAATCAGCTTCATCTTGCAGACTCAgtgtcttccttccctcctcttctttcttcctcacgTTCTTCTCTCACCTTCCACCACATGACCGTGGTCTTTCGCCCattctctcttccatttctctcctctcgCATATTTTGCCTTCctgttccctcccctctccccgcttGCTGTCTTTGGATCTCCCCTCCCTTGATggatttcttcctcattttccttcctgGTTCCTCTGCATTGGCCCCGCCCCGCAGGGACTGCATCGCCCTCTGCTTCCTCAACAGCGCCACCAGCTTCGCGGCCGGGTTCGTGGTCTTCTCCATCCTGGGCTTCATGGCCCAGGAGCAGGGGATGCCCATCTCCGAAGTGGCCGAGTCTGGTAGGTACCACTTTGCTGTCTGGGCCCTGAGGGGAAGGGGGGTCAGGGAACACAGATCCCTCCTACAGGGTCCCAGGCAGGAGTCCCAGCAGCTGGCTTATGAGAACCTTTCAGCATCTGGGGGCAGAGCTTGGGCCTTctcatgggagggagggaggtggaggagggcacTGAGGGCGGGTAGCCCCACGGTTGTGTGCagggatggataaatggatgaacCAATGCACAGCCAACTCCCCAGAACCAGAGAGCAGAGTAAGGGGTGAAACTACCCTGATCTCTTGAACCACTCCCCTTGAACCACACAGTGCCTTGGGAGAAGTCTCTTCGCCAGGGCAGTGAGAGCCAGGAGCTCTCCTGACTGTGCTGTGTGCCTGCAGGTCCTGGTCTAGCCTTCATCGCGTTCCCCAAGGCGGTGACTATGATGCCCTTATCCCAGCTGTGGTCCTGCCTTTTCTTCATCATGCTCATCTTCCTAGGGCTGGACAGCCAGGTTCgtcaccccaccccaaccctcccTGCCCTGGTGACCCTCTTGCCAGCTTCTGAGGTTCTGggctttcccttccccccccccccaactcctttTCCCCTGACCTACATTCCAAGCCCCACTCCACTTTCCAGGGTTTGTCCTtgcagttggttgggtgaccctTGGCCTCAAGACCTTCTTCTGTTAGGGGGGCCACCTGCTTTCTCCCCCCACAGCCCCGCCCCCATCTTGGGGACGGAACATATCTCCCCCTCCAACCCTCACTGCTGGGACCCTCGGTCGTAGAGATACGGCCGAGGGCAGGGCTGGCCACCCTGTTTCTGCCCCTGTGCCCCTTCCTGCGCTCCTGTGCATCAGCACGGGTGAGTGGGGTACGAGGCGGCCAGGGCAAGGCCACGCCAGGCAAGGCCCAAGGGCAGGCGGTGCCTCTCACCCTGGCTTCCCTCCTGCCTGCAGTTTGTCTGTGTGGAGTGCCTGGTGACAGCCTCTGTGGACATGTTCCCCGGTCAGCTCCGGAAGAGCGGGAGGCGAGAACTTCTCATTCTCACCATTGCCATCGTGTGCTACCTGCTAGGGCTCTTCCTGGTCACGGAGGTGAGCAGAGGGGGGTGGCCTGCAGGCGGGGCTCCAGGCTGAGGGAGCCGTGGGGTGCACTGGTGACCCTTCTCAGAGCCCACCTTCCTCACAGCAAGGTTGTGGGGACCACGAGGCAGAATCTACCTGTGTTAGTTAGCTGTCTTTCCGTGTCGGGTGATAGACACCAAATGCAAGCTAGCTTAAGCAGAAAAGGGAGCCTTGGGGGAGCCAGGAAACTGCAAAGTCTAGGGATATTTGGTTTCAGGCATGGTTGGATCCAGCTGGTCTAATGACATTGTCAGGAATGCCCTTCTTAGCCAGATTCCCCTCCTCATATTAAAGAAGGTGGGTGCAGCTTCAGGCTTACCTTCTGCCACCCACCCAACCCCACAGGAAAGAGAGGGACCTTTTCCTAAGAACACGGTAAATGTCTGGCCCTGGCTGTCCTTCGGGCCTGGAGAGGGGAGCGGAGCACTCTCAGAGTGAGGTGGGGCCAACTTCTAGGAGATACGATCCCGGGCAGACAGTTCCCAGTGTCCCTGTAGCTGTCAGGTTGTTGTCCCGATGTTAAATGCAGGGCCTGCCTTGCCTGGCCAAACCGCCTTCAGATGCAAGGAACAATTTCCCATGGGCCGAGCAGGATGTGTGCCCAGATGGGCGTGCGCCCTGTCCCTGAGGAGCGGGTTCCCTCCCCCATTGGCCAAGGCCcagctctccctgcctctctgcaggGCGGGATGTATATCTTCCAGCTGTTTGATTATTACGCTTCCAGTGGCATATGCCTGCTCTTCTTGGCAGTGTTTGAAGTGATCTGCATCAGCTGGGTGTATGGTAagtggaggggggaggcggggagagccTATCCCTAAGGTTGTGAGAGGCCGGGTGTGCCAGCCCTCTGGTTTCTATAGGTCTTGGTGTTGCTGCCCTGGTTCTTTTCTCTGGGAACTTTGTCCGCCTCTGGGAACCCAGGCATTTCTCATTGTGGCAGACAGAGCTGCGGTAAGGACAAAACTGATTTCCTGCGCTAGTGAGAGGAATCAGAAACAACAGTGTGCCGTTTTCTTGATGCGGAAACTGCTGGAGGCACTTCATCAGTGGGAGTCCTAGTCAGAAGAGGTCTTCAGGGCCACGTAGTCTGAGCCTCCACACATTTCCACACTCCCTTTCTAGGTTACCACCCAGACCTTGCTTGAATACTTCCAGGAACAGAAAACTCGTTCCCACGTTTTTGAGGTAGCTTTTTTTGTTGTGGCTGTtatgcatttctttcttaaactAAAGTGAGTTCTGCCTTCCATTGACTGCCCTCAACCTCCCTGACCCCCCTCAGTGCTGGGGCAACTGGCCAGTGGTGCTGAGTGCTGTGACATCCATGCCATTGTTGTGCCTGATGACAATAGGGGAGAAATCTTTATGCATGGAGTCCGTGCACTGCTGAATGCCAAGCAACGTGATGATTGTATCATACATTCTCTCTCAACCCACACAACAGCCTGTGCAGGGgaggtgaggctcagagaggtaggtTTCTTGCCTGAGCTCAcacagagagtaagtgggggaggcgTCATCATACCCAAACCATCTGACTCCACTGCACCAGGTTGGGGGGGAACACATTGCTAGTGTAACAAGGCTCAGGGCAGAGAGGGTAGGTGGGTGCCATGTAGTGGGCATAGGTAGGAAAGCCAcgagaaggtttttattttgctaCCCCGGGCCTTCTTTTTTggtgtcctttcctttcctgggaCAGGTCACCTGTCTTCTCACCTCAAGCATCTGATGTCTTTCTGATTTTCCCCTACTGCTCCTCAGAACTTGTTCTCAAAGAAGATCTGATAAACTCAATCACAGAAAGGTATAAGTAGCTGAGAAACCTTAGTATGTTACCCCTTCCTAGTAACATCTAGTTTTTAACTGCGGGAAAAATTTAGAAGCCAAAGGAATGACTCCCTAATGGTGGCATTTCATGCCCATCAGTGATCAGCggaaagttccttttttttttttttttttttttctgaggaaggGCTAGGGGGCCCTCCAACTGTCTTTCCCGATCAGCGGCCCTTTTCTTCTTGGGAGACTGGCTGGATCTGGATCTGGATCTGGAGCAAACGTGGAAACAGAAGGACAGTAAACAAATCCAGTCAGTGTTTCCACAAACACAAAGCAAGCCTCTTAACAAGATTTTCTAAGAACACAGAGTGGCTCCTCCAGAGTGTCGAATCTAGACTGTTGTTCCATTCCCAGAGGCTTTCTGGCCCTATGTGAGTTCAGCACGCTATGCTTGGAACAGTGGGAAGAACTTTGCTGTTTTGACTTGAAACTGAAGTCATGTCTGAGGCATATATAAGTGAGTGTTTGCACAGTCATTGTGCCCATTTTAGGCTCTCACCCACCTCTGTGGTTAGTAGGGTCTTCATTCCTAGACAAGGGGCCAAAGGATTTAACTGGGAGGTTAGGTGACTCTCTCAAGGGCACCTGGCTTTTTGGTGGcagccccttcttcctcctcGCTCCCTGCCTTGTGGTTGGGGTGCCAGGGACCCATTTCATTCATGTGCCTGGATCCGGTTTCCCCTCATAGGGTAGGGGGAAGAGTGCAAAGCCAGGTGAGTCCTTCCCAGATACTGTGagttcttcccttcctcctgttCTCACACTCCCCTCCCACCTGGGCAGGGGCAGATCGGTTCTATGACAACGTTGAAGACATGATTGGCTACCGGCCATGGCCCTTGGTGAAGATCTCCTGGCTCTTTCTGACCCCTGGACTTTGCCTGGTATGTGCCCACCCAGCTACCCCTATATCTCCTCCTACATCCAGAAGACTCGGGGACAAGGAACAGGATGCCCGGGTTCTGGGGCTCTTTTCCTGCCTGTCCAGTTACCTTGGGAGGCCGGTCCATTTCCACTTCTGGGTTGGttctcctgcccttccttcctgggACCATGTCATCTCTCTGCTTTACCATCATTACCCTCCAGTTTCTGCTCCCTTCCTTTCTCATAGCGCCTCCATCCAGCCGCCAGACTTCCCAGTTAtggtctctttctgtctgcctgcTCAGggttcctcctccccccccccccccccaccacacctcCTGTCTCAGCCCTCCATGGAGTGATGCCTTGGCCCACAGCTTGTAATGGCTTTTACTATTCTACCTCATTGAAGCAcctcagtgtatttatttatctatctgtgtattcttttaagttgatttatttgagagagagagagagagagagagtgaaagagagaggaaccaagcaggctcctcactccaCGCTGAGCCCAATGCTCGATCTTAtgactgagatcgtgacctgaactaaaatcaagagttggatgcttaaccacctgagacacccaggcgcccccacttcaGTGTATTTTACTTGTCCTCTGTCACTGGATATTTAAGCAGCTAAAGAGAGGATTTCAAGGGCTCTCTGTCTAATCTGCAtccacctctccctctttccaggccaccttcctcttctccttgagCAAGTACACACCTCTCAAATACAACAACATCTATGTGTACCCTCCTTGGGGCTACTCCATCGGCTGGTTCTTGGCTCTGTCCTCCATGGTCTGCGTCCCTCTGTTCATCATCATCACCCTTCTGAAGACCCAGGGTTCCTTCAAGAAGGTAGGGGTCAGGGGAAGTGATATATTAAAGGGGGTTGCTGAGTGAGGTTGCAGGCAGGGCACGATGGGCGGGGCCCAGCTCTGAGTGTGGGACAGCTTTTTGGTCTGATGAAATCTCAAAGAGAAGGGCCTTTGAAGACCAGTCCAATGGCTTCATTTCCAGAAACACTCAAAAGACCTAGAGTCCTAGACCTTCAGAATCTGACCTCCAGCCGATCATGTGGGCAGGTTGACCATGGGTACACTGTCAAATGCTTatggaggaaactgagtcacaatAAGAACTTCAAGGTGCCCAGACAGAGATTTATAGGGCACAAATTCCTTGCTCCCAGGAAATTAATAACCAGCTATCATGGTTCattcctggtttcttttcttaattctgCCTGGGGAGGCATGGGCAAAAGCTCCCTGTTTAGAGTTTAAGACATGCCTTCCCAAAAGGGGATAGCGCATGCTCCACAAAGACATTACACTTGCAGAAATCTATCTGGCCTACAAGTAACGGAAAACCCGACCTGCAACAAGCAAtaggcttattttctttttacatcaaGAGACCAGAGATGGGTGCTGCTTGTGTTTGGTTCAGCTGCTGAAAAGAAGTTGTTAGGGCCAAACTCTTCCTCTATTTCTGCACCTCCATCCTGAGCACGTCTTTTTATCATCATGCTTACCACTTCATGGTCACAAGAAGGTTGTCATCATTCCAGTCATCACATCTGCATTCAAGGcaagaaggaggggaagaagatggcaccaataacagtaataatagtaGTACTGCTCCTCATAAAAAATAATAGGCACTTATTGACCAACtgaccctgtgccaggcactatactaTGAGCTgtgtactattattatcttcgttttacagataaggcacagaggggttaaatGGGTTGCCTAAAAAGTTGCATAGGTAGTAACATAGCTGGGACTAGAACCCAGCCCATTCATGCTCTTAATCGCCACGGGATTGATcgtctcttctctcttctcaaaatatttattcatgtatttactcATATCGTGCTGGCTGCCCCCAGTGTGCCTGGCTCTGTaccaggccctggggatacaACCAGGATGAAACAGCTTTGCCTTTCTCACCGGTAGCACCCACTCGTTCCTTCTTCTCTCCACAGCGCCTGCAACAGCTCACCACCCCCGACCCCAGCCTCCCGCAGCCCAAGCAACACCTGTGTCTGGACCGTGGTACCAGCCAGGACTGTGGGCCTTCCCCAACAAAGGAAGGACTAATCACTGGGGAGAAGGAGACCCACTTGTAGGACGTGGCCAGCAGCCAAGTGGCCACTGAGCCAGGAACCTCTGTCAGGGCCACTACAGCAAACAGCCTTTGCCTCTGTCCCTTACCACAGTCCTGCTGAGCACCTCTGTGATGTTCATGGGTGCCCCCGGCCAGAGGCCACGCTGCTCTCTCCTCAGCGAGGGCAGCTCCTTCTGGTGGGCTAGAGGCGGTCCCACTGCACCACGCCATACTGTTGGAACACACCTTCTTATTTATAAAGGAGGGTGGTCTTTTTTGAGTCCACCATCTGATTCTAACATATTACACTGTGTGGAACTCCCACTGTAGGGATGTTCCTGTATCTGGGATGTTACAGCTTACTATATTTGTGCATTGGGAGGGTAGCACTGATGGGAATATGTATCATGCTTTGGCTTGGAGAGCCCAATGGAACACACCATGTTGGAAATGACAACGAACACACTATTGGATTCTGACATTCCATTAGAGGGGTGCTTCATTAGGCTTAGTGTTCTGGAGTCAGTCCATGGGGAAGGAACTAGAGAAACAGCCAAGAGGCAAGCCTTCACAAGCCATCATTGTCTTAAGGTGTCCCTAGCTGCAGCCCTAGTTCCACATGCCTCCTGCAATGTTGTCCTCAACTCATGGAGCATTGGAATGGAAAGAACTTAGAGATGATCCCTAGACTGTACAAATGCATGGTGAGGGTGTCTGTACTTTCCTATGCCTGCAACAGACATTGCTGATTGAGTCTTTCCCACCTCACAGTCCTTTCAAATACAGTGCTCCAGGTGCTCCAGTTGCCACTGTGCTTTTTTTGTCCAACCTCCTGACTTcatggatgaggaaaccgaggacCAGAGAGAAAGTGACTCTTTCAAGTTCTGGCTCCTTAGGGTCAGAGATATGCCTGAAACCTGGTGTCCTTGTTCTCAGGCCGGTGTTCTTCCCCATTATACATATTTAACAAGCATGTATGGATTGCCTGCTGCTGTGTGCTAGTTTTCTCTGCCTCACCCCATTTCTGTTTAGTTATGTTGTcttggggtgggaaggagagtggTCCCCTCTATAGAGGGGTGAGCAGCTCTCCCCAGATTGGCATCTTT
Proteins encoded in this region:
- the SLC6A12 gene encoding sodium- and chloride-dependent betaine transporter, whose protein sequence is MRYYSNVIRMTKDEDGESRGGGACTGVARLTPCPPTRRLSPHPAHSRLGGPPIYPVAMDRKMEVPEDGPPVVSWLPEEGEKLDQEGEDQVKDRGQWTNKMEFVLSVAGEIIGLGNVWRFPYLCYKNGGGAFFIPYFIFFFTCGIPVFFLEVALGQYTSQGSVTAWRKICPLLQGIGLASVVIESYLNIYYIIILAWALFYLFSSFTSELPWTTCTNTWNTEHCVDFMNRSGARTVTSSENFTSPVMEFWERRVLGITSGIHDLGALRWELALCLLLAWVICYFCIWKGVKSTGKVVYFTATFPYLMLIILLIRGITLPGAYEGVIYYLKPDLLRLKDPQVWMDAGTQIFFSFAICQGCLTALGSYNKYHNNCYRDCIALCFLNSATSFAAGFVVFSILGFMAQEQGMPISEVAESGPGLAFIAFPKAVTMMPLSQLWSCLFFIMLIFLGLDSQFVCVECLVTASVDMFPGQLRKSGRRELLILTIAIVCYLLGLFLVTEGGMYIFQLFDYYASSGICLLFLAVFEVICISWVYGADRFYDNVEDMIGYRPWPLVKISWLFLTPGLCLATFLFSLSKYTPLKYNNIYVYPPWGYSIGWFLALSSMVCVPLFIIITLLKTQGSFKKRLQQLTTPDPSLPQPKQHLCLDRGTSQDCGPSPTKEGLITGEKETHL